The DNA region aagtttcatacactattaaacagatatggcaatgacaacgtatacaccgatgcgtcaaaaaatgaagacagagttggagcagcaatttaatcggaagactcctcagttagtttcaaattgtcatCAATTACCACCTTCTTTTCagctgaattattcgcaattctaaaagcactatcgttaatacaaaacaaaaacaaagaaagatgtataataattACAGATTCTCtaagttcattatcctcactgtctcgattgtactgtgacaacctccttctacttcttattaaaaaagaacttaacctttcaaataagaacatccaagttcactttttatgggtgccttctcatgtcgAGATtcaaggtaacgaagttgtagataaactggctaaaaacgcaccaactaaccttatgtccgaagaaagtaacatatcggtacaaaacgatttaaaaccatacttaaaacaaaaaataattcaaaaatggcaacaaacttggaacaacactccatcaaggctatacgaagtcagcaaacatccacatctttggaaaccaaaaataaaagacaaaagagagcaagtgatacttacccgtctctgtgtcggccatacacgacttactcatgactatttattacagcgcaaaaataaaccagtgtgtgaagtgtgcaagAGTGTTCTAacctgtaaaacattttttaatacagtgtcccaaatataacagtgaacgactcaaatatagcatacccaaatCCCaaagagatgccctagaagaaaatacaaaaatattttcttatcttaaagactgtcaacttcttcaaaagatctaaaacatACATtataatacacatacatattattattattattgtaaactaatgtataatCGCTAATTGTATCAACTgtcacattaatctaaatacgctgatgaccctgcgtggttgatgcgttattaacaaaaaaaaataacttaactaTAATGTTTATTCGCTATGCTaatcaataaatattaaattttcttatatattaagtcaatttttctatttttattattagcaAAATGGTCAATAACTTGTTCTTTCATTTCTGGAGTAATTGAGTGCACCATATCCTTTTCAATGCTTAAAGTGGATAATGAGGAAAGTCTTTCAGTAGTCATTGAATTCCGCAAATatgttttaattctttttaaagtGCTCATAGATCTTTCAGATGAGGCCGTTGTTACAGGAAtggtcaaaaataattttagtaacTTATGGCATTCAGAAAATACTTCTGTTAACTCGTTgtcaaaaatatatgaaaaaagttGGTAAGGTTCTAAATGTTTTTGTTCATCTGAATAAATTACAATCAACTCGTTTTCTAATTTTCTCATATCAAAAGTTTCAGGATATACTTTATCTAGAACAACTAAGAGATTTTTGGGaaattgtttattataatttccGAAACTGTTTTTGTTTAGTAAGTTGACGAAAGAGAGTAAATGGGTGTCTTCGAATCTTTGTTGTAATTGCATACAGATTGTATCCAGTATTTCAAAACctattcttttaaaattttttactgTGTCAACATCAAGAATTGTTTGAAGTATATTGGTGCACTCATTTACGCATATTTCAATTGTATTGTCATTTctcagatttttaatattttgtgtcattTTATTATTTCCTCGACACATAAGCCCACATCGCCAGAAATTTTTGACTGTAAAATCAAATAGAGGGGGtctgtgaaaataaaaattttgtaaaaaagacGTAACATAAGCAAAAATTTaggatttaataaaatatttttaataccaaTTGCTAAGTTGGTACTCTCTGGGTCAAATTTGTCTGATTCTATAATTATTTCTGTGACATCCAGTAATTTTTGGTAATATTTGTCAATTGTAAAAACCGATCTTGAATGAAAATTCCATCTAGTTTCAACAGCACGTGGCAAAGCAAACCCCATTTTACGGAGTTCTGCCATTCTTAACGGAGATCTACTAAAAAATGTATGAAAAGCGGATAAGTTACAAATAAAAAGTTTTAcatccttaatttttttttgaaccaTAGAGTAGAACTAAATTTAATTGGTGTGCATAACAATGAATAAAAATGGCACGAGGGCAGGTTTCTTTAATTTTAGTTTGAACGCCACCTTTGGCGCCCGACATTACACTAGCGCCATCATATGTTTGGCATATTAATTTATCATTGTTTATCTCGTTGGAATGTAAAACGTGAATAATTTTTTCTGCAAGACCATTTGCTGTTTTATCACTAGACACGTCATAAAATCCCATAAATCTTTCACATATGTCTTTTTTGTACACATACCTTAATATTACACTAAACTGGGATTTGCAGGATACATCAGTTGTTTCATCCGCCTGAACAGATATAAAGTCCGCTTCTTgcaattctttaaaaattttctgtCGGATAATATATTCCACCGATTCTATCAACTGATTTTGAATTTCGCTGGATGTGCCTTTAAAAATGTTACTGGCTTCTAAGTGATCACGCATATTAGATTCTTCCAGAGCAAGTAGATCTAACAGTTCCAAATAATTTCCTacaaatatacaaaatttatagTTCATGAAAATTCTAGAGTTAgagtattttataataaaatatattttcgcAATAGTAATgtgattaaaatttaataatttctaCTAACCTTTATTTTTTGAAGTACCAGTTTCATCATGTCCTCGAAAAGCTAATTCTTGACAAGCCAAAAAACGAACTACATCTATTAAACGACCGACAATTTTGCGATTTTTAACAACACGCTCGTTGTGACGTTGAGCATCAATTTTTTTTCCATGGTCAATTGCATGATCTATTCGAACTTTTCCCAACAAATGGAACATTTCGTGCGACGAAATATGTTTCTTTGAGGTAGCGTGTTTGCTAGCTTTgtccacaaaattttttatagTGTCTATGCCACTTCTAGTCCAAGATGAATCGTCTCCAAATAACAGACAAggaaaacaatataatttattttcagTTTCGCTGCCGCAAAGCCATGTAAACTTCTCGTACCATTTATGATTGAAATGTCTTGTTGTTTTTCCATCTTTTTGTGATAAACTTAATTTAGGTCGTTTTTGACTActtttcaatttaattttatcttctaAGTTAAGCGCCGAAAACAAATTCTCTTTTAAAAACACGACGGGGTCGAAATCAACTGAATCTATTCtgaatttcttctttgtttattcGCTAAGAACAATttgtttgtacaaaatatttaacatagaattaatttgtaattgtattatattgaactatcatattgtaacattgttgtatattgtatattgggaagtaaataaacattattattattatcttttataaaagaattttttaaataaaatttttatttaacttgtcatctgattatttaaacaacaaagtaaagtggcgccaaatttgaatatttaaattttttgatttagTCAGGAAATTTATTATTAGTGAATTGTAATACTAGTTTTCGTAAaatagaatgtaattatagatatta from Diabrotica undecimpunctata isolate CICGRU unplaced genomic scaffold, icDiaUnde3 ctg00002820.1, whole genome shotgun sequence includes:
- the LOC140432101 gene encoding zinc finger MYM-type protein 1-like — encoded protein: MFHLLGKVRIDHAIDHGKKIDAQRHNERVVKNRKIVGRLIDVVRFLACQELAFRGHDETGTSKNKGNYLELLDLLALEESNMRDHLEASNIFKGTSSEIQNQLIESVEYIIRQKIFKELQEADFISVQADETTDVSCKSQFSVIL